The following are encoded together in the Dickeya lacustris genome:
- the fldA gene encoding flavodoxin FldA — translation MALIGIFFGSDTGNTENIAKTLQQHLGSDVAELHDIAKSSKEDLERFDILLLGIPTWYYGEAQCDWDDFFPTLEEIDFEGKLVALFGCGDQEDYAEYFCDAMGTIRDIIEPRGATIVGHWPTQGYYFEASKGLADDNHFIGLAIDEDRQPELTGERVSTWVKQISEELNLKALLA, via the coding sequence ATGGCTCTCATAGGCATTTTTTTTGGCAGTGACACAGGCAATACTGAAAATATTGCCAAAACTCTCCAGCAGCATCTGGGCAGCGACGTTGCCGAGCTACACGATATTGCCAAAAGCAGCAAGGAAGACCTTGAACGTTTTGACATCCTGCTGCTGGGCATTCCAACCTGGTATTACGGTGAAGCACAGTGTGATTGGGATGACTTTTTCCCAACGCTTGAAGAGATTGATTTTGAAGGTAAATTGGTCGCACTTTTCGGGTGTGGCGACCAGGAAGATTATGCAGAATACTTCTGCGATGCCATGGGGACAATCCGTGACATCATCGAACCGCGCGGCGCGACGATTGTCGGTCACTGGCCAACGCAGGGCTATTACTTTGAAGCGTCGAAAGGTCTGGCCGATGACAACCATTTTATCGGTCTGGCGATTGACGAAGACCGTCAGCCGGAATTGACTGGCGAGCGTGTTAGCACGTGGGTCAAACAAATCAGCGAAGAACTGAACCTGAAAGCATTGCTGGCCTAA
- the nagE gene encoding N-acetylglucosamine-specific PTS transporter subunit IIBC yields the protein MSTLSYLQKVGRALMVPVATLPAAAILMGVGYWIDPVGWGSENALAALLIKSGAAIIEHMAVLFAVGVAYGMSKDKDGAAALSGFVGYLVLTTLCSPAAVAMIQHIPLANVPKAFGKIENQFIGILVGVIAAELYNRYSHVKLPEALSFFSGRRLVPILVSLLMIVVAFVLMYVWPVIYNALVGFGEQIQQLGSVGAGVYAFFNRLLIPVGLHHALNSVFWFDVAGINDIPNFLSGQQAIDAGKAIPGITGRYQAGFFPIMMFGLPGAALAIYHCARPENRSRVAGIMMAAAFAAFFTGITEPLEFSFMFVAPVLYVLHALLTGISVFIAASMQWIAGFGFSAGLVDLVLSSRNPLATHWYMLLLQGFVFFVIYYLVFRFTITRFNLMTPGRERETGSDAAPAQAPAGAASSQAIAQGYLQAIGGANNLTGIDACITRLRLSVKDSALVDETAARQLGAAGVIRLNKQSVQIVVGTQAESIAAALRDVSSTIAD from the coding sequence GTGAGTACACTCAGTTATTTACAGAAGGTAGGTCGCGCCTTGATGGTGCCGGTTGCGACATTACCCGCCGCCGCCATCCTGATGGGGGTCGGATACTGGATTGATCCTGTAGGTTGGGGAAGCGAGAACGCGCTGGCGGCATTGCTGATTAAATCTGGTGCGGCCATCATTGAGCATATGGCGGTGCTGTTTGCCGTCGGGGTGGCATATGGCATGTCAAAAGATAAGGATGGTGCGGCGGCATTATCCGGTTTCGTTGGTTATCTGGTACTGACTACGCTGTGTTCTCCGGCAGCTGTGGCAATGATTCAACATATTCCGCTGGCGAATGTGCCTAAAGCGTTTGGCAAAATTGAAAACCAATTTATTGGTATTTTAGTCGGGGTGATCGCCGCTGAACTGTATAACCGCTATAGCCACGTCAAATTACCCGAAGCGCTCTCTTTCTTTAGTGGCCGCAGACTGGTGCCGATATTGGTGTCATTGCTGATGATTGTGGTCGCATTTGTACTGATGTATGTCTGGCCGGTTATCTATAACGCGCTGGTTGGGTTTGGTGAGCAGATTCAACAATTGGGATCGGTGGGTGCCGGTGTGTATGCCTTCTTTAACCGTCTGCTCATTCCTGTTGGGCTGCACCATGCGCTTAACTCCGTATTCTGGTTTGACGTTGCCGGTATTAACGATATTCCCAACTTCCTGAGTGGCCAGCAGGCCATTGACGCCGGTAAAGCGATTCCCGGTATCACCGGTCGTTATCAGGCAGGGTTCTTCCCGATTATGATGTTTGGCTTGCCTGGCGCTGCGCTGGCGATTTACCACTGCGCTCGTCCTGAGAATCGCAGCCGGGTGGCGGGAATTATGATGGCCGCCGCGTTTGCTGCCTTTTTCACCGGTATCACCGAGCCACTGGAATTCTCTTTTATGTTTGTGGCTCCGGTATTGTATGTTCTGCATGCTTTGCTAACCGGTATTTCAGTCTTTATTGCTGCCAGTATGCAGTGGATCGCAGGTTTTGGTTTCAGTGCCGGTTTGGTTGACCTGGTGCTTTCTTCTCGCAATCCGCTGGCGACGCATTGGTACATGTTGCTGCTGCAAGGTTTCGTCTTTTTCGTTATTTATTATCTGGTTTTCCGCTTCACCATTACTCGCTTTAACCTGATGACGCCAGGGCGTGAGCGTGAAACGGGCTCGGATGCGGCGCCAGCGCAGGCTCCGGCAGGCGCTGCAAGCAGCCAGGCGATAGCGCAGGGATATTTACAGGCGATTGGCGGGGCAAATAATCTGACTGGCATTGATGCCTGTATTACTCGTTTGCGCCTGAGCGTGAAAGATTCTGCGCTGGTGGATGAAACCGCCGCTCGCCAGCTCGGTGCGGCTGGGGTGATTCGTCTTAATAAGCAGAGTGTGCAAATTGTGGTTGGAACACAGGCTGAGAGTATTGCCGCAGCGTTGCGTGATGTTTCATCGACGATAGCGGATTGA
- the glnS gene encoding glutamine--tRNA ligase, whose product MSEAEARPTNFIRQIIDEDLASGKHEHIQTRFPPEPNGYLHIGHAKSICLNFGIAEDYSGQCNLRFDDTNPVKEDIEYVESIKHDVQWLGFSWSGEVRYSSNYFDQLYLYAVELINKGLAYVDELTPEQIREYRGTLTTAGKNSPYRDRGVQENLALFEKMRAGDFAEGTACLRAKIDMASPFIVMRDPVLYRIKFAEHHQTGNKWCIYPMYDFTHCISDALEGITHSLCTLEFQDNRRLYDWVLDNITIPAHPRQYEFSRLNLEYAVMSKRKLNLLVSEKVVEGWDDPRMPTISGLRRRGYTAASIREFCRRIGVTKQDNTVEMAALESCIRDDLNESAPRAMAVLDPVKVVIENLPEGHEEWLAMPNHPNNPEMGTRQVAFSREVYIDRADFREEANKQYKRLVLGKEVRLRNAYVIKAERIEKDEQGVITAIYCSYDSQTLSKDPADGRKVKGVIHWVSASHAVPAQFRLYDRLFSVANPGAADDFLSTINPDSLKVVEGVVEASLREAPVEKAYQFEREGYFCADRLYSSADNLVFNRTVGLRDSWAG is encoded by the coding sequence ATGAGTGAGGCTGAAGCCCGCCCAACCAACTTTATTCGTCAGATTATTGATGAAGATCTGGCTTCTGGTAAGCATGAGCATATACAGACTCGTTTCCCGCCGGAGCCAAACGGTTATCTGCATATTGGCCATGCAAAATCTATCTGCCTGAATTTTGGTATCGCAGAGGATTACAGCGGTCAGTGCAATCTGCGCTTTGATGACACGAACCCAGTGAAGGAAGACATTGAATACGTCGAATCCATCAAACATGACGTGCAATGGCTGGGGTTTTCATGGAGTGGCGAAGTCCGCTATTCATCTAATTATTTCGACCAGTTGTACCTTTATGCGGTTGAGCTGATTAATAAAGGCCTGGCCTATGTCGATGAATTGACGCCTGAGCAGATTCGTGAATATCGCGGTACGCTGACGACCGCCGGGAAAAATAGTCCATATCGCGATCGCGGTGTGCAAGAGAACCTGGCGTTGTTTGAAAAAATGCGCGCCGGTGATTTTGCCGAAGGCACTGCTTGCCTGCGCGCCAAAATCGATATGGCCTCACCGTTTATCGTGATGCGTGACCCGGTGTTATACCGCATCAAGTTTGCCGAGCATCACCAGACCGGCAACAAATGGTGCATCTACCCAATGTATGACTTTACCCACTGCATTTCCGATGCGCTGGAAGGGATTACGCATTCATTGTGTACACTGGAATTTCAGGATAACCGCCGCCTGTATGATTGGGTGCTGGATAACATCACGATTCCGGCGCATCCTCGTCAGTATGAGTTTTCTCGCCTGAATCTGGAATACGCGGTGATGTCTAAGCGTAAACTGAATCTGTTGGTGAGCGAGAAAGTCGTCGAAGGGTGGGATGACCCGCGTATGCCGACGATTTCCGGCTTGCGTCGTCGTGGCTATACCGCTGCGTCTATCCGTGAGTTTTGCCGCCGTATCGGTGTGACCAAGCAGGACAACACCGTGGAAATGGCCGCTCTGGAGTCTTGCATTCGCGACGATTTGAATGAGAGCGCCCCACGTGCCATGGCAGTGCTCGACCCCGTCAAGGTGGTGATTGAGAACTTACCTGAAGGGCATGAAGAGTGGCTTGCGATGCCAAATCATCCCAACAACCCAGAGATGGGGACGCGCCAGGTAGCGTTTAGCCGCGAAGTGTATATCGATCGCGCTGATTTCCGTGAAGAAGCCAATAAGCAATACAAACGTCTGGTGCTTGGTAAAGAAGTGCGTCTGCGCAATGCGTATGTCATTAAGGCCGAACGCATTGAGAAAGATGAGCAAGGCGTAATCACGGCTATCTATTGCAGCTATGATTCGCAAACGCTGAGTAAAGATCCGGCAGATGGGCGCAAAGTAAAAGGCGTTATTCACTGGGTGTCGGCGTCGCATGCTGTACCGGCTCAGTTCCGTTTGTACGATCGCTTGTTCAGCGTAGCTAACCCAGGCGCTGCGGACGATTTTCTCTCCACTATCAACCCGGATTCGTTGAAAGTGGTTGAGGGGGTTGTTGAGGCAAGCTTGCGTGAGGCCCCGGTTGAGAAGGCTTATCAATTTGAACGCGAAGGGTATTTCTGCGCCGATCGTCTCTATTCAAGCGCGGATAATCTGGTGTTCAATCGCACGGTAGGTCTGCGTGATAGTTGGGCCGGTTAA
- the fur gene encoding ferric iron uptake transcriptional regulator, which translates to MTDNNTALKKAGLKVTLPRLKILEVLQDPQCHHVSAEDLYKKLIDMGEEIGLATVYRVLNQFDDAGIVTRHNFEGGKSVFELTQQHHHDHLICLDCGRVIEFSDESIEARQREISEKYGIKLTNHSLYLYGHCSNGDCREDESAHDGR; encoded by the coding sequence ATGACTGACAACAACACCGCATTAAAAAAGGCTGGCCTGAAAGTAACGCTTCCGAGACTGAAAATTCTGGAAGTGCTTCAGGACCCTCAATGCCACCACGTCAGTGCGGAAGATTTATACAAGAAACTGATTGATATGGGCGAGGAAATCGGCCTTGCCACTGTTTATCGCGTACTGAATCAGTTTGATGATGCAGGTATTGTTACCCGCCACAACTTTGAAGGCGGCAAATCCGTTTTCGAGCTGACTCAGCAGCACCACCATGATCACCTGATTTGTCTGGATTGTGGCCGAGTCATTGAGTTTAGTGATGAGTCAATTGAAGCTCGTCAGCGTGAGATTTCCGAAAAATATGGCATCAAACTGACCAACCACAGTTTGTATCTTTACGGCCATTGCAGCAACGGCGATTGCCGTGAAGATGAAAGCGCACACGACGGGCGTTAA